A region from the Melanotaenia boesemani isolate fMelBoe1 chromosome 11, fMelBoe1.pri, whole genome shotgun sequence genome encodes:
- the si:dkeyp-117b11.1 gene encoding B-cell linker protein, with product MTMSFFGKRKNLHSGPPAPPRRTDNNAGFEWPQDEFDDEESDMYEVPPCERTPVKVPQRQVQENIYLERTSSPAVPQRQAAPPPPRPSKPLKPQQREEFHHDNNIKKPPEIDRNDKPGRKKMPPPAVRPCPIPASIEEDVYLDPNEEQEDNDDLYLEPEAACSGPRGSRMPPSPVTAPASLSMMKPPVPRAKSNSLFPPMNEIKTALSVEERHMTFPTKLPPPTALKPPLPVNRKEAKPNPPNPSVADKFVGGMRMAKQPGNEDKEWFAGYCDRKTAEDLLEKVNKDGAFLIRHSSAQSTRQPYTLAVLYQQKVYNIPIRFMETQGYALGKEGKSNEEIFSSLDDMISYHKNNQLLLIDSRSQAKHTAHLTHPVRP from the exons agCTTCTTTGGAAAACGGAAGAACCT ACACAGCGGACCTCCAGCTCCTCCCAGAAGGACAG ATAACAATGCAGGGTTTGAATGGCCACAAGATGAGTTT gatgatgaagagaGCGACATGTATGAAGTGCCTCCATGTGAGCGTACACCTGTAAAAGTTCCACAGAGACAAGTGCAGGAGAACATTTATCTGG AGAGGACGTCTAGTCCTGCTGTTCCACAGAGGCAGGCTGCTCCTCCACCACCCCGACCAAGCAAACCTTTG AAACCTCAACAGCGTGAGGAGTTCCACCATGACAACAACATCAAAAAAC CACCTGAGATAGACAGAAATGATAAGCCTGGGAGGAAGAAGATGCCCCCTCCTGCAGTCCGCCCTTGTCCGATCCCTGCATCCATCGAGGAAG ATGTATATTTGGATCCAAATGAAGAGCAG gaaGATAATGATGATCTGTACTTAGAACCAGAAGCAG CTTGTTCAGGCCCACGTGGGTCAAGGATGCCTCCATCTCCCGTGACAGCACCTGCTTCCCTAAGCAT gATGAAGCCTCCAGTCCCCAGAGCTAAGTCT aatTCATTGTTTCCTCCCATGAATGAGATAAAAACAG CTCTTTCAGTTGAAGAGAGACATATGACTTTTCCCACCAAACTCCCCCCGCCAACTGCTTTGAAGCCTCCTCTCCCAGTAAACCGCAAAGAAGCCAAACCCAA TCCTCCAAATCCTTCTGTGGCAGATAAGTTTGTGG gTGGAATGAGGATGGCCAAACAACCAGGGAATGAG GACAAAGAGTGGTTTGCTGGATACTGTGACAGAAAGACGGCTGAGGATCTCTTAGAGAAAGTCAACAAG GATGGTGCCTTTCTTATCCGGCACAGTTCTGCCCAAAGCACCCGCCAGCCATACACCCTTGCTGTGCTCTACCAACAGAAGGTGTACAATATCCCTATCCGCTTCATGGAGACACAGGGCTACGCCCTAGGAAAGGAGGGCAAGAGCAATGAAGAG aTTTTCAGCAGTCTCGACGACATGATTTCTTACCACAAGAATAACCAACTGCTTTTGATTGACAGCAGGAGCCAGGCCAAGCACACAGCGCACTTAACTCACCCTGTACGCCCTTAA